The following proteins come from a genomic window of Neptunomonas concharum:
- a CDS encoding acyl-CoA synthetase produces MTNNNHNPYVMGLDKNAANYAALSPLSFIQRAASVYPDHLAVVHQDTRRTWSETYKRTLKLASALAKNGVGKGDTIAFMAPNIPEIFEAHFGVPMVGAVLNALNTRLDAEALAFILQHGEAKILFVDREFSEVISRAVKMVQNKPLVIDIDDLYYEGGELIGTMDYEAFIAQGDEDFQWSLPEDEWDAITLNYTSGTTGNPKGVVYHHRGAYLNAVSNLISWNMGAHPSYLWTLPMFHCNGWCFPWSIAASAGVSVCLRHVRADEIYDAIRKEKVNHFCGAPIVLNMLNNSPDELKADINHEVKVMTAGAAPPASVIQGMEEMGFKVTHVYGLTETYGPSVVCAWHDEWDEKSIEEKARLKSRQGVKVPMQEGLMIANPETLEPVPQDGTTIGEIFMRGNLVMKGYLKNPSTTDETFEGGWLHSGDLAVWHPDGYIEIKDRSKDIIISGGENISSIEVEDVLYRHHSIMEAAVVAKQDEKWGEVPCAFVKVKDGEAITAEEVIAFCRENMAHFKAPKKIVFGDLPKTSTGKIQKFLLRDQANED; encoded by the coding sequence ATGACAAATAATAACCACAATCCTTATGTTATGGGTTTGGATAAAAACGCTGCTAACTATGCGGCACTCAGCCCATTATCTTTTATTCAGCGCGCTGCAAGTGTATATCCAGATCATTTAGCCGTTGTACATCAAGATACGCGACGTACGTGGTCTGAAACTTACAAACGAACGCTTAAACTAGCCAGTGCGCTAGCCAAAAATGGTGTGGGTAAAGGCGATACGATTGCATTTATGGCGCCTAATATACCAGAAATTTTTGAAGCGCACTTTGGTGTGCCTATGGTTGGGGCTGTGCTGAACGCGTTAAATACTCGCCTTGATGCAGAAGCGTTAGCTTTTATTTTGCAGCATGGTGAAGCAAAGATTCTCTTTGTGGATCGAGAGTTTTCTGAAGTGATTTCTCGTGCAGTTAAAATGGTGCAAAACAAGCCGCTGGTTATCGATATCGATGATCTCTATTACGAAGGCGGTGAGCTGATCGGCACGATGGATTACGAAGCTTTTATCGCTCAGGGCGATGAAGATTTCCAGTGGTCTTTACCTGAAGATGAGTGGGATGCGATCACTCTGAACTATACTTCTGGTACGACAGGTAATCCAAAAGGTGTGGTTTATCACCACCGAGGTGCTTATCTAAATGCGGTAAGCAACCTGATTTCTTGGAATATGGGTGCGCACCCGTCATACCTATGGACATTGCCTATGTTCCATTGTAACGGCTGGTGTTTCCCTTGGAGCATTGCTGCGAGCGCAGGCGTTAGTGTGTGCTTAAGGCATGTACGCGCAGATGAAATTTATGATGCTATTCGCAAAGAGAAGGTTAATCACTTCTGTGGCGCTCCGATCGTTCTAAACATGTTGAACAACTCCCCTGATGAACTGAAGGCTGATATTAACCACGAAGTCAAAGTGATGACTGCCGGCGCTGCGCCACCTGCTTCTGTTATCCAGGGAATGGAAGAGATGGGCTTTAAAGTAACTCATGTCTACGGTCTAACCGAAACTTACGGCCCGTCTGTCGTGTGTGCATGGCATGATGAGTGGGATGAAAAGTCCATCGAAGAAAAAGCGCGTCTGAAATCTCGTCAAGGGGTTAAAGTGCCGATGCAGGAAGGCTTGATGATTGCTAATCCTGAAACCCTTGAGCCTGTCCCTCAGGACGGTACTACGATTGGTGAGATCTTCATGCGTGGTAACTTGGTGATGAAGGGGTATTTGAAAAATCCATCGACCACCGATGAAACCTTTGAAGGGGGCTGGTTGCATTCTGGTGATTTGGCGGTGTGGCATCCAGATGGTTACATTGAGATCAAAGACCGTTCAAAAGACATCATCATCTCGGGGGGTGAGAACATCTCCAGTATCGAAGTTGAGGATGTTTTGTATCGCCATCACTCTATTATGGAAGCTGCTGTTGTTGCTAAGCAGGATGAAAAGTGGGGTGAGGTGCCTTGTGCCTTTGTTAAGGTAAAAGATGGTGAGGCCATCACCGCTGAAGAAGTGATCGCTTTCTGTAGAGAGAATATGGCCCACTTCAAAGCACCTAAGAAGATCGTCTTTGGTGATTTGCCAAAAACGTCTACAGGGAAGATCCAAAAATTCTTGCTGAGAGATCAAGCGAACGAAGATTAA
- a CDS encoding PAS domain-containing sensor histidine kinase, producing MPEHLELDFEKCREEADRYRLLAEQSTDMISRHAATSDWTYIDVNPAVERVLGYSVEEIIGAKGYDLFHPEDADNLLKRAETVRYRRGMYTNTYRYRHKDGHYIWLETTSRTIRDSHGDPVEIICVSRDVTEREMAQQAIRRLARVVEASSDMIMFCNHESMQLTYMNESAYRTLGTEKENPVVFYLDQIFEEHIFSTLVQDALSHAAEHGIWYGSVPLKMPANHHRIAEIREVIAHRNRTENMKVEYYSIIGRDITLKRKAEEQAKRQQLEMAHMSRLLSVGEMATGLAHEINQPLAAILNYCRGSLRRLEEGSSEENFAQISHSMQLITRQAKRAADIVKRMRSFVKRTDYQRIEFSVNESCVDVAGFLNQEAVDHNISFQFELDPTEPRLLADKIQIEQVLLNLVRNAIEAYSECKKTKRPVTISTKHANGYIDISVKDEGNGISKEGLDTLFEPFVTSKSTGLGMGLAISQTIIETHGGQLWAESDGSSGTQFHFKVPVRAN from the coding sequence ATGCCAGAACACCTAGAATTGGACTTTGAAAAATGCCGCGAAGAAGCGGATAGGTATCGACTGCTAGCAGAGCAGTCTACCGATATGATCTCTCGCCACGCCGCTACATCCGATTGGACTTATATTGACGTCAACCCTGCTGTCGAAAGGGTTTTAGGATACAGCGTTGAAGAAATCATAGGCGCAAAGGGTTACGACTTATTCCACCCAGAGGACGCCGATAATTTACTTAAGCGGGCCGAAACCGTCAGATACCGCCGTGGAATGTACACCAACACCTATCGCTATCGGCATAAAGATGGGCATTATATTTGGCTAGAAACGACCAGTAGAACGATACGTGACAGTCACGGCGATCCGGTTGAAATCATCTGCGTATCAAGGGATGTCACCGAGCGAGAAATGGCTCAGCAAGCAATCCGGCGCTTAGCGCGCGTAGTCGAAGCCTCCAGTGATATGATCATGTTCTGCAACCATGAATCGATGCAGCTAACCTACATGAATGAGTCAGCTTATCGCACTTTAGGCACCGAAAAAGAGAACCCGGTCGTCTTTTATTTGGATCAAATATTTGAAGAACACATTTTCAGCACTCTCGTACAAGACGCACTCAGCCATGCAGCGGAACACGGTATATGGTACGGCAGCGTACCCCTCAAAATGCCTGCCAACCATCATAGAATCGCAGAGATTCGAGAAGTCATTGCACACCGTAATCGTACAGAAAACATGAAGGTTGAATACTACTCCATCATCGGCAGGGATATCACGTTAAAGCGCAAAGCCGAAGAGCAAGCTAAACGCCAACAGTTAGAGATGGCTCACATGTCGCGCCTGCTGTCAGTGGGAGAAATGGCGACAGGGCTGGCTCATGAAATCAACCAGCCCTTAGCCGCTATTTTAAATTATTGTCGCGGCAGCCTGAGAAGACTGGAAGAAGGTTCCAGTGAAGAAAACTTCGCGCAAATCAGCCACTCTATGCAACTGATCACTCGCCAGGCAAAACGAGCAGCTGATATCGTCAAGCGAATGCGCAGCTTTGTGAAGCGCACGGATTATCAACGAATAGAGTTTTCAGTCAACGAATCCTGTGTCGACGTAGCGGGTTTCTTGAATCAAGAAGCCGTCGATCATAACATCAGTTTTCAATTTGAATTAGATCCAACAGAGCCACGTTTGCTCGCCGACAAAATACAGATTGAGCAGGTGCTTTTAAATCTGGTTCGCAATGCAATCGAGGCTTATAGCGAATGCAAAAAAACCAAGAGGCCCGTTACCATCTCAACCAAGCATGCAAATGGCTATATTGACATCTCGGTCAAAGATGAGGGGAACGGTATCTCTAAGGAGGGGCTTGATACATTATTTGAGCCCTTTGTTACTTCAAAATCAACCGGCCTTGGAATGGGTCTTGCGATTTCACAAACAATAATCGAAACCCATGGTGGACAGCTTTGGGCTGAAAGCGATGGCAGCTCCGGTACACAATTTCACTTTAAGGTTCCGGTAAGGGCAAACTAA